The following proteins come from a genomic window of Methanomassiliicoccales archaeon:
- a CDS encoding flavodoxin family protein, with protein MKVIAFNGSPRVNGNTHQALELVLAELRKEGLETELVDICREELKPCRACGTCGRNKNERCVMEDDRLNEYIQKIKAADGVLIGSPVYFGSMTSQTKALVERLGYVARANGDMFRRKVGAAIAINRRAGALDTFDQINKLFLISQMIVPGSSYWNVGVALKPGDIVQDEEGVRTLQVLGQNMAWLLKKLGK; from the coding sequence ATGAAGGTCATCGCGTTCAACGGCAGTCCCCGGGTCAACGGCAACACCCACCAGGCATTGGAACTGGTGCTGGCGGAACTGCGCAAGGAAGGCCTAGAGACCGAGCTCGTGGACATCTGCCGAGAAGAGCTCAAGCCCTGCCGGGCCTGCGGGACCTGCGGTCGTAACAAGAACGAAAGGTGCGTGATGGAGGACGACCGCCTCAACGAATATATCCAGAAGATCAAGGCGGCGGACGGTGTGCTCATCGGCTCCCCGGTCTACTTCGGCAGCATGACCTCACAGACCAAGGCCTTGGTGGAGCGCCTCGGCTACGTAGCTAGGGCCAACGGCGATATGTTCCGGAGGAAGGTCGGGGCGGCCATCGCCATCAACCGCCGCGCCGGAGCCTTGGACACCTTCGACCAGATCAACAAGCTATTCCTCATCAGCCAGATGATCGTCCCGGGCAGCAGCTACTGGAACGTAGGCGTGGCTCTCAAGCCCGGGGATATCGTTCAGGACGAGGAAGGCGTGCGCACGCTCCAGGTCCTGGGGCAGAACATGGCCTGGTTGCTGAAGAAGCTGGGAAAATGA
- a CDS encoding uroporphyrinogen-III synthase, with product MRKLAAIIGPPEVWAPLCREHCRLAEFVCVSPLRAAPKDDVDFSLFMVDLFSGRYDVLVTTCQTAVEAMVGMARGRKMLDRFREAVNRSELITIGEKTTLCATHHGLKVSSEAPEATTEALIEHVNVKARRVTLALLRSDHGSPQMIKGLEAAGWKVEEVQVYSLILDESEEMQALLDRLEDGEVDVIVFPTPAHVEAFLLQLHERCGPDDVAKLLEGMTVAAMGRETKKKLEEHGILVKIVPEKSSSAALLRSVVMELEG from the coding sequence ATGAGGAAGCTTGCGGCGATCATCGGCCCACCGGAGGTCTGGGCGCCCCTGTGCCGGGAGCACTGCCGACTGGCGGAGTTCGTCTGCGTGTCGCCGCTGCGCGCCGCCCCCAAGGACGACGTTGATTTCTCATTGTTCATGGTGGACCTGTTCTCCGGCCGGTACGACGTGCTGGTGACCACATGCCAGACCGCGGTCGAGGCCATGGTGGGCATGGCCCGCGGCCGCAAGATGCTGGACCGGTTCAGGGAGGCGGTGAACCGCAGCGAGCTCATAACCATCGGCGAGAAGACCACCTTATGCGCCACGCACCACGGCCTCAAGGTCTCCTCCGAGGCTCCAGAGGCCACCACCGAGGCCCTGATCGAGCACGTGAACGTAAAGGCGCGCCGGGTGACGCTGGCGTTGTTGCGTTCGGACCATGGCTCGCCGCAGATGATCAAAGGGCTCGAGGCGGCCGGCTGGAAGGTGGAGGAGGTGCAGGTCTACTCCCTGATCCTGGACGAGTCGGAGGAGATGCAGGCGCTCCTGGACCGGCTGGAGGATGGGGAGGTGGACGTGATAGTGTTCCCCACGCCCGCTCACGTAGAAGCCTTCCTCCTGCAGCTTCACGAACGCTGCGGACCCGATGACGTGGCCAAGCTGTTGGAAGGGATGACCGTGGCCGCCATGGGAAGAGAGACCAAGAAGAAGCTGGAGGAGCACGGGATCCTCGTTAAGATAGTCCCGGAGAAGTCCAGCTCCGCCGCTCTGCTCCGATCGGTGGTCATGGAGCTGGAAGGATGA
- the cobO gene encoding cob(I)yrinic acid a,c-diamide adenosyltransferase: MSSNGLVHVYTGDGKGKTTAALGLCLRAIGHGRTALVVQFMKTAGTYGENFLSLPGLTVIPSGRDCLVFSKEVTQEDRDKAVEGLSLARAAMVDGRHDVVVLDEVNVAIKFGLLDADAVAEAVRARASNVEVVLTGRCAPAELLDLADYVTEMRSLRHPYERGVLSRKGVDR, translated from the coding sequence ATGAGCTCGAACGGCCTGGTGCACGTCTACACCGGCGATGGCAAGGGCAAGACCACCGCCGCCCTCGGTCTTTGCCTCCGGGCCATCGGCCATGGGCGCACCGCCCTGGTGGTGCAGTTCATGAAGACCGCAGGCACGTACGGCGAGAACTTCCTCAGCCTGCCTGGACTGACCGTAATCCCTTCAGGCCGGGATTGCCTGGTCTTTTCCAAGGAGGTCACCCAGGAGGACCGTGACAAGGCGGTGGAAGGCCTGTCGCTCGCCCGAGCGGCGATGGTCGACGGCCGTCATGACGTGGTCGTGCTGGATGAGGTGAACGTGGCCATCAAGTTCGGTCTGCTGGACGCTGACGCCGTAGCGGAGGCGGTGCGGGCCCGCGCTTCTAATGTGGAGGTTGTGCTCACCGGCCGCTGCGCCCCGGCGGAACTTCTGGACCTGGCCGATTACGTCACGGAGATGAGGTCCCTCAGGCATCCCTACGAGAGAGGGGTGCTGTCCAGGAAGGGAGTGGACCGTTGA